A DNA window from Sylvia atricapilla isolate bSylAtr1 chromosome 6, bSylAtr1.pri, whole genome shotgun sequence contains the following coding sequences:
- the ASCL3 gene encoding achaete-scute homolog 3 — protein MQNLMDGKSYCNLICAEAQHIQLARPFCADPLVTFHVYPETPNQVPLPEDLSLLPFMSEHLITETFYSEPCPFPYQMPHSSLHKSEYPYGSAFIRKRNERERQRVKCVNEGYAKLRHHLPKEYLEKRLSKVETLRAAIKYIRYLQSVLCSDSVVAGKGVTEPSQAPKAAHKQSQLLKTI, from the coding sequence ATGCAGAACTTGATGGATGGCAAAAGCTACTGTAACCTCATCTGTGCTGAGGCTCAGCACATACAGCTGGCAAGGCCTTTCTGTGCTGACCCCCTGGTGACGTTCCACGTGTACCCAGAGACACCAAACCAGGTCCCTTTGCCCGAAGATTTGTCATTGCTTCCTTTCATGTCGGAGCATCTCATCACAGAGACCTTCTACAGTGAGCCCTGCCCCTTTCCCTACCAAATGCCCCATTCCAGTCTCCACAAAAGTGAGTACCCCTATGGGTCAGCTTTCATCAGGAAGAGGAATGAGAGGGAAAGGCAGCGTGTGAAGTGTGTCAATGAAGGCTACGCCAAGCTGAGGCACCACCTGCCCAAGGAATACTTGGAGAAAAGGCTCAGCAAGGTGGAGACCCTCCGTGCTGCTATCAAATACATCCGGTACCTGCAGTCCGTGCTGTGCTCTGACTCTGTGGTGGCAGGAAAAGGTGTCACGGAGCCGAGCCAAGCCCCTAAAGCCGCTCACAAACAAAGCCAGCTTTTGAAGACTATCTGA